The proteins below come from a single Polynucleobacter sp. MWH-UH23A genomic window:
- a CDS encoding electron transfer flavoprotein-ubiquinone oxidoreductase, with the protein MNPAQLLEQFGPRESMDYDLVIVGGGPAGLSAAIRAKQLANESGKEISVCVLEKGSEIGAHILSGAVMDPRALSELFPNWKELGAPLHTEVTQDQFLFLTKNNSYQVPNWMLPHCFQNEGNYIISLANVTRWLGEQAEALGVEIFPGFPAAEVLYNEQGAVAGVITGAMGLDKEGNPTDQFQLGMELRGKYTLFAEGARGHLGRQLISKFALDKDSDPQSYGIGIKELWEVEPSKSKPGLVVHTAGWPLENDTYGGSFLYHLGDNKVAVGLVVGLSYKNPYLSPFEEFQRYKLHPKIRETFEGGKRIAYGARALTAGGLNSLPKTVFPGGALIGCDAGFLNASRIKGSHAAIKTGMLAAEAAIAALADNRSADVLAGYPTAFQNSWLHTELNQARNFKAWMSKGLYLGTLMVGLEQKVLGGNMPWTVHLKHADHECLEPASQHKPIDYPKPDGKISFDRLSSVFISNTNHAESQPVHLTLKDAAIPVSLNLKTYAGPEQRYCPAGVYEYVEADGHPKLQINSQNCVHCKTCDIKDPSQNIVWVTPEGGGGPNYGAM; encoded by the coding sequence ATGAATCCAGCGCAGTTATTAGAACAGTTCGGGCCTCGCGAATCCATGGACTATGACCTTGTGATCGTAGGGGGCGGACCCGCTGGTTTATCAGCTGCAATCCGAGCAAAGCAGCTCGCTAATGAATCCGGAAAAGAAATTAGCGTCTGCGTATTGGAAAAAGGCTCTGAAATTGGTGCGCATATTTTGTCTGGCGCCGTTATGGACCCCAGAGCCTTATCCGAATTATTTCCCAATTGGAAAGAATTAGGTGCCCCACTCCATACTGAAGTTACTCAAGATCAGTTCCTCTTTTTAACAAAAAACAATTCCTATCAAGTACCAAACTGGATGTTGCCGCATTGCTTCCAGAATGAGGGTAACTACATCATCAGCCTTGCAAATGTCACCCGCTGGTTAGGAGAGCAAGCGGAGGCGCTTGGTGTAGAAATTTTCCCAGGCTTTCCTGCTGCAGAAGTTTTATATAACGAACAAGGTGCTGTTGCTGGAGTAATCACTGGTGCAATGGGTTTAGATAAAGAGGGCAACCCAACCGACCAGTTTCAGCTCGGCATGGAATTGCGTGGCAAATACACCTTATTCGCAGAGGGCGCTCGTGGCCACCTAGGTAGGCAATTAATTTCTAAGTTCGCATTGGATAAGGACTCTGATCCACAAAGCTATGGTATTGGAATCAAAGAGCTCTGGGAAGTTGAGCCATCCAAGAGTAAGCCTGGTTTAGTGGTTCATACCGCCGGTTGGCCTTTAGAGAACGACACCTATGGTGGATCATTCCTTTATCACTTAGGGGACAACAAAGTGGCTGTGGGTCTGGTTGTTGGCCTCTCCTACAAGAACCCCTACCTCTCTCCGTTTGAAGAATTCCAAAGATATAAGTTGCATCCGAAGATTCGCGAAACCTTTGAGGGTGGTAAACGCATTGCCTATGGTGCACGCGCATTAACTGCTGGTGGTTTGAATAGCTTGCCTAAGACAGTCTTTCCTGGTGGCGCGCTCATCGGTTGTGATGCAGGCTTCTTAAACGCATCTCGTATTAAAGGTAGTCATGCTGCTATCAAGACAGGCATGCTGGCTGCTGAAGCAGCTATTGCTGCATTGGCTGATAACCGCTCAGCAGATGTGCTTGCAGGCTACCCAACTGCCTTCCAAAATAGCTGGTTACACACCGAACTTAACCAGGCCCGTAACTTCAAAGCTTGGATGTCAAAAGGCCTTTATCTAGGCACGCTAATGGTGGGTCTTGAACAGAAAGTACTGGGTGGCAATATGCCATGGACCGTACATCTTAAGCACGCTGACCATGAGTGCCTTGAGCCAGCTTCACAGCACAAGCCAATTGATTATCCAAAGCCTGATGGCAAGATTAGTTTTGATCGCCTGTCCTCAGTATTTATCTCCAATACCAATCATGCAGAGAGTCAGCCAGTTCACCTCACTCTGAAAGATGCAGCTATTCCGGTAAGCCTTAATCTGAAGACTTACGCTGGGCCGGAGCAGCGATATTGCCCTGCCGGTGTTTATGAATATGTTGAAGCAGATGGTCACCCTAAACTGCAGATCAACTCGCAGAACTGTGTGCACTGCAAAACCTGTGATATCAAAGACCCAAGTCAAAACATTGTTTGGGTAACACCTGAAGGTGGTGGCGGACCAAACTACGGAGCGATGTAA
- the gloA gene encoding lactoylglutathione lyase, with the protein MMLLHTMLRVGDLQRSIDFYTKVLGMNLLRTTERPTQKYSLAFVGFGKGNADGQAEIELTYNYGVDSYDLGSAYGHIAIGVPDAYAACEKIKAAGGNVTREAGPVAGGDTIIAFITDPDGYKIELIQR; encoded by the coding sequence ATGATGCTATTGCACACCATGTTGCGTGTTGGCGACCTCCAGCGCTCGATTGATTTTTACACCAAAGTATTGGGCATGAATCTCTTGCGCACCACTGAGCGACCAACACAAAAATACTCATTAGCCTTTGTTGGATTCGGTAAAGGCAACGCAGATGGCCAAGCGGAAATTGAGCTGACCTATAACTATGGCGTTGACTCCTATGACTTGGGCAGTGCTTACGGCCATATTGCGATTGGAGTACCTGATGCCTATGCTGCTTGCGAAAAGATTAAAGCGGCTGGCGGTAATGTGACTCGCGAAGCTGGCCCTGTAGCCGGGGGAGATACCATCATCGCCTTTATAACCGATCCAGACGGCTACAAAATCGAACTGATTCAACGATAG
- a CDS encoding GNAT family N-acetyltransferase has product MTESGQFHLEILTKISDVTSPEWNGLLSDDAGPFLKHEFLSSLEETACVGNNTGWQIAHLVLRCNDEIVGAIPLYLKQHSYGEYVFDWSWAQAYEQQGMNYYPKVLCAIPFTPVQGSRLLSKPGFNKALIYSKLISGLKSLVIDNQLSSAHVLFPQKHEVDILNTQGFLLRDSVQFHWHNQGYQSFEQFLSSLTMKRRKNIRRERESVARQNISFRHIPGRVSTDHDWEFFYACYANTYFEHQSQPYLNESFFKLWGKRLPENLHLIVAERNGAPIASSLLVVDAVMSKAYGRYWGALEHIPLLHFETAYYQAIEYCIAAGIQTFEGGAQGEHKMARGFLPTTIQSAHFIKDPRFAKAVEQFLGREHQGIEAYVDELAEHSPLKSSKVLK; this is encoded by the coding sequence GTGACAGAGTCTGGGCAATTTCATCTCGAGATACTCACCAAGATATCTGATGTAACGTCACCAGAATGGAATGGCCTACTTTCAGATGATGCAGGCCCTTTCCTAAAACATGAATTTCTGTCCTCACTAGAAGAGACAGCTTGCGTTGGCAACAATACTGGATGGCAAATCGCCCATCTAGTTCTCAGGTGTAATGATGAAATAGTTGGCGCTATTCCCTTGTATTTGAAGCAACACTCATACGGTGAATATGTCTTTGATTGGTCGTGGGCGCAGGCCTATGAGCAGCAAGGTATGAACTATTACCCAAAAGTACTCTGCGCTATTCCATTTACGCCTGTTCAGGGCTCTCGCCTACTATCCAAACCAGGATTTAATAAAGCGTTAATTTATTCGAAACTAATTTCTGGTCTGAAGTCCTTGGTCATAGACAATCAGTTATCTTCAGCACATGTCTTATTCCCCCAGAAGCATGAGGTTGACATACTCAATACACAAGGATTTTTACTAAGAGACTCCGTTCAGTTTCATTGGCATAACCAGGGTTATCAATCCTTTGAACAATTTTTATCATCTCTCACCATGAAGAGGCGGAAAAATATACGTCGCGAACGAGAGTCTGTTGCAAGACAAAACATTTCATTTAGACATATCCCTGGAAGAGTCTCGACCGATCATGATTGGGAATTTTTCTACGCATGTTATGCAAACACCTATTTTGAACATCAATCACAGCCCTATCTCAATGAATCGTTCTTTAAACTTTGGGGTAAACGTCTCCCAGAAAATCTACATTTAATTGTGGCTGAGAGAAATGGTGCTCCAATTGCATCCTCATTACTTGTTGTAGATGCCGTTATGTCGAAGGCATATGGTCGCTATTGGGGTGCGCTTGAGCATATTCCTCTTTTGCATTTTGAAACCGCCTACTACCAAGCAATTGAATATTGCATAGCTGCAGGTATTCAAACCTTTGAGGGTGGCGCACAAGGCGAGCATAAAATGGCGCGCGGCTTTTTGCCTACTACTATTCAATCTGCCCATTTCATTAAAGACCCTAGGTTTGCCAAGGCTGTTGAGCAATTCTTAGGAAGAGAACATCAGGGAATTGAGGCTTATGTGGACGAGCTTGCAGAGCACAGTCCTTTGAAATCGTCTAAAGTACTCAAATGA
- a CDS encoding DUF1289 domain-containing protein encodes MNSESNLPIQQDGSHSLSTGDDESDSPCIGVCTTLYDEICQGCGRTLNEVSNWVFFSDEEKASVWKRIRADGTAMRFQRQLKENKPT; translated from the coding sequence ATGAATTCTGAAAGCAATCTTCCGATCCAACAAGACGGCTCACACTCTCTATCTACTGGAGATGATGAGTCTGACTCACCCTGCATTGGCGTGTGCACTACCCTCTATGATGAGATTTGTCAGGGATGTGGCCGCACCCTCAACGAAGTCAGCAATTGGGTATTTTTTTCTGATGAAGAAAAGGCATCGGTATGGAAACGCATTCGAGCCGATGGAACGGCGATGCGCTTTCAGCGTCAGCTTAAAGAAAATAAGCCCACTTGA
- a CDS encoding ABC-F family ATPase → MLSASNITMQFGAKPLFENISVKFGGGNRYGLIGANGCGKSTFMKILGGELEPSSGNVSLDPGIRLGKLRQDQFAYEDVRVLDVVMMGHEEMWRAAAERDAIYANPEASDEDYMRAAELEGKYAEYGGYTAEAKAGELLLGIGIPIEQHNGPMSNVAPGWKLRVLLAQALFSDPDVLLLDEPTNNLDIHSIHWLEEILNQFNSTIIIISHDRHFLNEVCTHMADMDYGTLKVYPGNYDSYMLASTQARAQQLASNAKAKEKIAELQAFVSRFSANASKARQATSRQRQLEKIEIAEIKPSSRQNPFIRFDYEKKLHNMAVECNALTKAYDRTIFKNLKLGIRAGEKIAIIGQNGAGKTTLLKTILSKRFDGIAADSGDVKWAENANVGVMPQDNTELFAKEETLMEWMSNWRNTGDDDQVVRGTLGRLLFSGDDIGKDVKVLSGGEKGRMIWGKLMLQKHNVLAMDEPTNHMDMESIESLQIALEKFEGTLIFVSHDREFVQALANRILEVKMDGTVEDYSGTYEEYLRSQALAG, encoded by the coding sequence GTGCTGTCCGCATCTAATATCACCATGCAGTTTGGGGCAAAGCCTCTATTTGAAAATATTTCCGTGAAATTTGGCGGTGGCAATCGCTATGGCCTGATTGGCGCCAACGGTTGTGGTAAATCCACTTTCATGAAAATTCTTGGTGGCGAGTTAGAGCCTTCAAGTGGTAACGTGAGTTTAGACCCAGGCATTCGTCTCGGTAAATTACGCCAGGATCAGTTTGCCTACGAAGATGTTCGTGTTCTCGACGTCGTGATGATGGGTCACGAAGAGATGTGGAGAGCTGCTGCTGAACGCGATGCTATTTATGCGAACCCAGAAGCTAGCGATGAAGATTACATGAGAGCTGCAGAGCTTGAGGGTAAGTATGCAGAGTACGGCGGCTACACAGCTGAAGCAAAAGCGGGTGAGTTGTTATTAGGTATTGGTATTCCGATTGAGCAACACAATGGCCCAATGAGCAATGTCGCACCCGGTTGGAAATTGCGTGTCTTACTTGCTCAGGCCTTGTTCTCAGATCCAGATGTCTTGTTGTTAGATGAGCCAACAAATAACTTGGATATTCATTCGATTCATTGGCTGGAAGAAATTCTCAATCAATTTAATAGCACCATCATCATCATCTCCCATGATCGACACTTTCTAAATGAAGTGTGTACGCATATGGCTGATATGGACTATGGAACCTTGAAGGTTTACCCAGGGAACTATGACTCTTATATGCTGGCATCTACCCAAGCAAGAGCGCAGCAGTTAGCATCAAACGCCAAGGCCAAAGAAAAGATTGCTGAATTACAGGCTTTCGTAAGTCGATTCTCGGCAAATGCTTCTAAAGCACGCCAGGCAACATCTCGTCAACGCCAGCTAGAAAAAATTGAGATCGCTGAAATTAAACCCTCATCTCGTCAAAACCCATTTATCCGTTTTGACTATGAGAAGAAGTTACACAACATGGCCGTCGAATGCAATGCGCTCACTAAGGCGTACGACAGAACTATTTTCAAGAATCTGAAACTAGGCATTCGTGCAGGTGAAAAGATTGCCATTATTGGTCAAAACGGTGCCGGTAAAACTACTTTATTAAAAACAATCTTGAGTAAACGCTTTGATGGCATTGCCGCTGATAGTGGTGATGTGAAGTGGGCGGAGAATGCAAATGTGGGTGTAATGCCGCAAGACAACACTGAACTCTTTGCCAAAGAAGAAACGCTCATGGAATGGATGAGTAATTGGCGTAATACTGGTGATGATGATCAGGTCGTGCGTGGCACCTTGGGACGTTTATTGTTCTCGGGTGATGACATTGGTAAAGATGTGAAAGTGCTTTCTGGTGGCGAGAAGGGTCGCATGATCTGGGGCAAGTTGATGCTTCAAAAGCATAACGTGCTTGCAATGGATGAGCCAACCAACCACATGGATATGGAATCAATCGAGAGTCTACAGATTGCGCTTGAGAAGTTTGAAGGCACCTTAATCTTTGTATCTCATGACCGTGAATTTGTTCAGGCTTTAGCTAACCGGATCTTAGAAGTGAAGATGGATGGTACGGTTGAGGACTACTCTGGTACTTACGAAGAGTACTTACGAAGTCAAGCCTTGGCGGGTTGA
- a CDS encoding queuosine precursor transporter codes for MDTLRRHHRYYDLILAAFVVVLLCSNFIGAGKAAVVTLPYFGEMPFGGGILFFPISYFFGDILTEVYGYAYDRRAVWAGFAALLFAAIMAQIVIALPVAPGEYMANYQHGLETVFGNSWRIALASMFSFWCGSFANSFVLAKMKIWTQGRYLWMRTIGSTAVGELVDSSFFYMLAFYGIWPTHEVVAVALAQYALKTGWEVLATPLTYWVVNFLKRKENEDYYDIHTNFTPFRVKV; via the coding sequence ATGGACACACTAAGACGTCACCACCGCTACTACGACTTGATTTTGGCTGCTTTTGTGGTTGTCTTGTTGTGCTCTAACTTTATTGGGGCTGGCAAGGCTGCAGTGGTGACCTTGCCATATTTTGGCGAAATGCCTTTTGGTGGAGGTATCCTATTTTTCCCTATCTCCTATTTCTTCGGCGATATTTTGACTGAGGTGTATGGATATGCATATGATCGAAGGGCGGTTTGGGCTGGATTTGCAGCGCTACTGTTTGCCGCAATCATGGCGCAGATTGTGATTGCCTTGCCTGTTGCGCCAGGTGAATACATGGCCAATTATCAGCATGGATTAGAAACAGTTTTTGGGAATTCTTGGCGTATCGCATTAGCTTCAATGTTTTCATTTTGGTGCGGCAGTTTTGCGAATAGCTTTGTTTTGGCCAAAATGAAAATTTGGACGCAGGGTCGCTACTTGTGGATGCGCACTATTGGTTCAACAGCAGTTGGTGAATTAGTAGACTCTTCATTCTTTTATATGCTGGCTTTCTATGGCATTTGGCCAACTCATGAAGTAGTTGCGGTAGCTTTGGCTCAATATGCTCTAAAAACAGGCTGGGAGGTATTGGCTACACCCTTAACCTATTGGGTAGTGAATTTCCTTAAACGTAAGGAAAACGAAGATTACTACGATATTCATACGAATTTCACGCCATTTCGGGTCAAAGTCTAG